GCAAATACCGAGGACCGGCAGCTTTGCATCGGAGTTCGCGGCATCGATGATCTTGGACATCAGCGGCGCGAAACGCGAAATGGCACCGGCGCGCAGGTAGTCGCCGTAGGAGAAACCGCCGGGAATGATGACGGCGTCAACGTCACCGAGGCTTTCGTCTGCGTGCCAAAGCGACACCGCCGTGCCGCCTGCAAGCCGAACTGCACGGGCGGCGTCGCGGTCGTCCAAGGTACCGGGGAAGGTGACGACGCCGATCTTGGCGCCTGCCAAGCGGGGTTCCGCGGCGACAGCCACCGCCTCGCCAATCAGGGGGATTGAAGTCATGTCAGGCCTCGACGACCTCGACGTTGACTACGTCTTCGATGACAGGGTTGGAGAGCAGAGTCTCGGCAGCTTCACGGGCCTGGGCCAGGATAGCGTCGGTCACCTCGCCGTCAACCGTCAGTTCGAAGCGCTTGCCTTGGCGGACTGCGCTGAAGCTGTTGAAGCCAAGGCGGGGCAGTGCACCCACAATGGCTTTCCCCTGGGGGTCCAGAATCTCGGGCTTGGGCATGACGTCAACGACGATCCGGGGCATCCGGTAACTCCTGTGCGTGAGTTGGGTGAACCTTTAAATAAGGCTGCCGCGGAGGGTGCCGTCTCACGCCGGTCAGCCGCGTTCGAACTGTGTCCTGAAAACGGTGTCCTGAAACGGTGTGGGGGCGCTCCGCGAGCTTGCACATCTATCCTACCGGGAGTCGCGCGCATACCCTATTCAGCGCAATTGCGCGAGGAGCCCGGGCCGTTTCGGTGGAAATTCCCTGCGTTGGAGGGCCCGACGGCGGTATGGCAGCAGGTGCCGGGCGTCACTAGGATGGCGGCATGGCTGAGAAACCGAAGTCGATGGTGTTGGGCATTGTGGGTGCCGCAGTCTTTGCCGGGCTGGGGCGCATGGTCCTCCAAAGAATCAAGGCAGACAAGGCTGCACGAAGCCAGCGGGTCACCACTGCACTGGACAAGGAGA
The Paenarthrobacter ureafaciens genome window above contains:
- the purS gene encoding phosphoribosylformylglycinamidine synthase subunit PurS, with the protein product MPRIVVDVMPKPEILDPQGKAIVGALPRLGFNSFSAVRQGKRFELTVDGEVTDAILAQAREAAETLLSNPVIEDVVNVEVVEA